In one Diabrotica virgifera virgifera chromosome 7, PGI_DIABVI_V3a genomic region, the following are encoded:
- the LOC126888575 gene encoding uncharacterized protein LOC126888575 yields the protein MTTVYENQEHSDSVVMPPIFDIYRKPMFDESIRKAEYRTYAPFIKSFNCNDIVEFSINQVDSFFEMSETLLCIKGSLVDKAGSGTITLANNVGAFLFDSCTYSESAREMETVRDPGIVSAVRAMTCYNQEDSKYMVMAGWNYPNNPILNDTSFNIQMPLKHIFNIFNDYPMITCGRQTIRLVRARNDNDWFIITDAATTAKINITNIELRVKHIYPNDEIKLQLMTSIQEDLPIVIPFRKWELHELPTITKGARREVWAVKTSTSVERPRYVIVFFQTGKRNTIKADPTLFDNVSI from the coding sequence atgaCGACAGTGTATGAAAATCAAGAACATTCAGACAGCGTAGTAATGCCTCCAATATTCGATATTTATCGTAAGCCAATGTTTGATGAATCGATTCGAAAGGCTGAATACCGAACATATGCACCATTCATTAAATCATTCAACTGCAATGATATTGTTGAATTCAGCATTAATCAAGTTGACTCGTTTTTTGAAATGAGCGAAACCTTGTTATGCATTAAAGGATCACTCGTCGATAAAGCGGGATCTGGAACAATCACGCTAGCAAATAATGTGGGTGCTTTTCTGTTTGATTCGTGTACGTACAGCGAAAGCGCACGGGAGATGGAAACAGTGCGGGATCCTGGTATCGTAAGTGCTGTACGTGCTATGACATGTTACAATCAGGAAGATTCCAAGTATATGGTTATGGCAGGTTGGAATTACCCTAATAATCCCATTCTAAACGATACTTCATTCAACATACAGATGCCTCTTAAgcacatttttaacatttttaacgATTATCCAATGATTACGTGTGGTCGTCAAACAATAAGACTAGTTCGAGCTCGAAACGACAACGATTGGTTTATTATTACAGATGCAGCTACAACAGCAAAGATTAACATCACCAACATTGAGCTCAGAGTGAAGCACATATATCCCAACGATGAAATTAAACTACAACTAATGACGTCCATTCAAGAAGATCTCCCTATAGTTATTCCGTTTAGAAAGTGGGAATTGCACGAATTGCCTACCATTACCAAAGGTGCTAGACGTGAAGTTTGGGCCGTTAAAACTAGCACATCAGTTGAAAGACCACGTTATGTTATTGTTTTCTTTCAAACGGGAAAGCGTAACACAATCAAAGCTGATCCTACCTTATTTGATAATGTCAGCATCTAA